In Ignisphaera sp., one DNA window encodes the following:
- a CDS encoding ECF transporter S component yields the protein MGIEQTRLRTSTTHFAPSMMAYIVVFSALAIVLHIFQYPFPLAPWLKFDLAGVPLTILSLISLKLGGIGFTIFWVGSLLLTTDPTRVIGPSMKTIAEALTALPFAYIYKRSKGQQESLKTIAIGFAIALASRVLIMLLLNYIVAPYWLVWARWMKTLEDAYRFTITYLPVNALFNAIVVCYVIPIVAAIWKSVKKYILPS from the coding sequence ATGGGGATAGAACAAACACGTCTAAGAACCTCTACTACTCATTTCGCACCATCAATGATGGCTTACATTGTAGTGTTTTCAGCATTAGCTATAGTGTTACACATATTTCAGTATCCATTTCCATTAGCGCCTTGGCTTAAATTTGATTTAGCTGGAGTACCTCTAACAATATTGTCACTAATCTCACTAAAGTTGGGGGGAATAGGATTTACAATATTTTGGGTAGGATCACTCCTACTTACCACAGATCCCACAAGAGTTATAGGGCCTTCTATGAAGACAATAGCAGAAGCTTTAACAGCATTACCTTTTGCATACATATACAAGAGATCTAAGGGTCAGCAAGAAAGCCTCAAGACTATCGCTATAGGGTTTGCAATAGCTTTAGCATCTCGTGTACTTATAATGCTACTTTTAAACTATATTGTAGCACCTTATTGGCTTGTATGGGCTAGATGGATGAAGACTCTCGAAGATGCGTATAGATTCACTATTACATATCTACCGGTTAATGCTCTATTTAATGCCATAGTTGTCTGCTATGTGATACCTATAGTAGCTGCTATATGGAAGTCTGTCAAGAAGTACATACTACCGTCATAA
- a CDS encoding radical SAM protein, whose amino-acid sequence MEGYNPIELTEIVKKHVTQTRNNIEERKYYRFRGGKWYGGIATGDVVGCNLRCRFCWGWRYTHSVDKGYFMLPEEVFTKLIDIASDRGYKYVRLSGGESTISIDHLIYLLNRVEEMKLIFILETNGIIIGYDERVAKKLANYSRIVIRVSFKGTTSEEFHRLTGASSKFFEYQIKALENLLDNGMKPGEDFYPAVMLSFTQDENYTQFKRKLRTIHPVLSESIDEEYVILYPHVIEILNRYNLKPRIAFKPESVPEFMV is encoded by the coding sequence ATGGAAGGATACAATCCAATTGAATTAACGGAAATAGTCAAGAAACATGTTACACAAACACGTAACAATATCGAGGAACGAAAATATTATCGATTCAGAGGAGGTAAATGGTACGGAGGTATAGCTACAGGTGATGTTGTTGGATGCAACCTCAGATGTAGATTCTGTTGGGGATGGCGCTATACCCATAGCGTTGACAAAGGCTACTTCATGTTGCCTGAAGAAGTGTTCACGAAGCTCATAGATATAGCCTCGGATAGAGGCTATAAATACGTTAGACTAAGTGGTGGGGAATCAACAATATCTATAGACCACTTGATTTATTTATTGAATAGAGTTGAAGAAATGAAACTCATTTTTATACTAGAGACAAACGGAATAATTATAGGATACGATGAGCGGGTAGCGAAAAAACTTGCAAACTACAGTAGGATAGTTATAAGAGTATCATTTAAGGGAACAACATCTGAGGAATTCCATAGACTTACTGGAGCTTCATCTAAATTCTTCGAGTACCAGATTAAAGCTCTCGAAAATCTTCTAGACAATGGTATGAAGCCTGGAGAAGATTTCTATCCAGCCGTAATGCTGAGTTTTACGCAAGATGAAAACTATACACAATTCAAGAGAAAACTAAGGACTATTCATCCTGTACTTTCGGAATCAATAGATGAGGAATACGTAATACTGTATCCACATGTTATCGAAATACTAAACAGATATAACCTTAAACCAAGAATAGCCTTCAAGCCAGAAAGCGTACCGGAATTTATGGTGTAG
- a CDS encoding MATE family efflux transporter, whose product MARTISGDSSKYREAIVSGPIITVFLRLGLPLLFVRLVQDIYGIVDAFWLSRYNQFAMAVPRQVWPAYSLFSSFVMSFASANLAILSQYVGAKMYDNINDVASKMLSVSIASGSISGALFYLSSRYIFKNFVASPNEILDHVLLYSYIMSIDMVFLSLNLTISVLIQSIGDTKTSAFSQMVGAITNVVLDPVLIMGYSCIPPMGTAGAALATVLSKVVSIVILMERLFKRYSWVKLRIMFSVDKDYLKLALRIATPLLVMNISNTIAFNLQNRLINTFGVIATTAVSVGFIVFDLANTSLWGLTESIAIMVGQNLGANNRERARKIAITTSSFIFLSVFLTSIIMYFVRNSIIAIFITGENVPKDTIEMIYNEVEKFLTITIWTLAFFALTFSAMSVGRGSGHTLIPTVVNMIRLWGIRIGMGYILGVVVGLATLGIYIAFALSNIVGGLLSFLWMYKGSWSKPIVKKEFRI is encoded by the coding sequence ATGGCTAGAACCATTTCGGGAGATAGTAGCAAATATCGTGAAGCTATTGTAAGTGGTCCAATAATAACGGTATTCTTACGTTTGGGTTTACCATTGCTTTTTGTGAGATTGGTTCAGGATATCTATGGTATTGTTGATGCTTTTTGGCTTAGCAGGTATAATCAGTTCGCTATGGCTGTTCCTAGACAAGTGTGGCCTGCTTACTCTCTTTTTTCATCTTTTGTAATGAGCTTTGCGTCTGCTAATCTTGCTATACTTTCACAGTATGTTGGTGCAAAAATGTATGATAATATAAATGATGTAGCATCTAAGATGTTAAGTGTATCTATAGCTAGTGGTAGTATATCTGGTGCATTGTTTTATTTGTCGTCTCGATACATCTTCAAAAATTTTGTAGCATCACCTAACGAAATATTAGATCATGTTCTGTTATACTCGTATATCATGAGCATAGACATGGTTTTTCTATCCCTAAATCTTACTATATCAGTACTGATCCAATCCATAGGTGACACCAAGACTTCTGCTTTTTCCCAGATGGTGGGTGCCATTACTAATGTTGTTCTAGATCCAGTGCTTATAATGGGCTATAGCTGTATACCTCCAATGGGTACAGCCGGTGCAGCTCTAGCAACAGTTTTAAGCAAGGTTGTGAGCATCGTAATTCTGATGGAAAGACTGTTTAAAAGATACTCATGGGTGAAACTAAGGATAATGTTTAGTGTTGATAAAGATTACCTAAAATTAGCTCTAAGGATAGCAACGCCATTACTGGTAATGAACATATCGAACACTATTGCTTTTAATCTTCAAAACAGGTTAATTAATACATTTGGAGTTATAGCCACTACTGCTGTCTCTGTAGGTTTTATAGTGTTCGATTTAGCTAATACAAGTTTATGGGGACTAACGGAAAGTATAGCAATTATGGTTGGTCAGAACCTTGGAGCAAATAACAGAGAACGTGCTAGAAAAATTGCGATAACTACCTCGTCATTCATATTCTTATCAGTATTTTTGACATCAATTATCATGTATTTTGTTAGAAACAGCATTATAGCAATATTTATAACAGGAGAAAATGTTCCGAAAGACACTATCGAGATGATCTACAATGAAGTTGAAAAATTTTTAACAATAACTATCTGGACTCTTGCGTTTTTTGCTTTAACGTTTTCGGCTATGTCTGTGGGTCGAGGCTCAGGGCACACACTTATACCTACAGTTGTAAACATGATTAGGCTATGGGGTATAAGGATAGGTATGGGGTATATATTAGGTGTAGTAGTAGGTCTTGCTACATTAGGTATATATATTGCCTTTGCTTTAAGTAATATAGTTGGCGGCCTCTTATCATTTTTATGGATGTATAAAGGATCTTGGAGTAAACCTATCGTTAAAAAGGAATTCAGAATCTAA
- the larC gene encoding nickel pincer cofactor biosynthesis protein LarC: MKKVVVLDPSIAGISGDMFLSALVSFGANIDKIKVLEDVVPKYAEGVEKLELDFIDVVKRGIKAKSLRIKVKEKHRYRTGREMIEITRNICSNIDLNDNAKNFALRAIEILVEAESSIHGDIDLYTTHMHELSSADTFVDVIGSAIALQTLDLIESHFISLPIAIGGGRIHCTHGLYPVPTPATLEILKKVKAKIVGGPIEQELTTPTGAAIIAGIVKEFTEYIPSIRIESIGYGAGSRDLKDLPNILRIIVGYNDTKFDIEDLASEDIAVIETDIDDVSGEIIGHIFNKLMEVGARDVAIVPLYMKKNRPGYTIRVIADLDKVSEIARILIDELGTLGVRYTRYRRFVVPIREKRIIDVEIKGTKYPVVFKISKDLKGNVLVIKPEYESLKAIAQATGLPLRTIRDLVYRMIKDRGEVYGM, from the coding sequence ATGAAGAAGGTTGTGGTTTTAGATCCAAGCATAGCTGGAATCTCAGGCGATATGTTTTTATCAGCACTAGTATCGTTTGGTGCTAACATAGATAAAATAAAGGTTCTTGAAGATGTTGTTCCAAAATATGCTGAAGGTGTCGAAAAACTCGAGCTAGATTTTATTGATGTTGTAAAAAGGGGTATTAAGGCTAAGAGTCTCAGAATTAAGGTCAAAGAAAAGCATAGGTATAGAACAGGACGAGAAATGATAGAAATTACTAGAAACATATGTTCAAATATAGATCTTAATGATAATGCAAAAAACTTTGCTCTAAGAGCTATAGAGATACTTGTAGAAGCTGAATCATCTATTCATGGAGATATTGATCTCTACACCACACATATGCATGAACTGAGTTCTGCTGACACATTTGTTGATGTAATTGGTTCAGCAATAGCGCTTCAAACACTAGACCTCATAGAGTCTCACTTTATATCACTTCCTATAGCTATTGGAGGTGGAAGAATCCATTGTACACATGGTCTATATCCTGTACCTACACCTGCAACATTAGAGATATTGAAAAAGGTAAAGGCCAAGATAGTTGGAGGCCCTATAGAGCAGGAACTTACAACACCAACGGGTGCTGCAATAATTGCAGGCATTGTTAAAGAATTTACCGAATACATACCTTCTATTCGTATTGAATCTATAGGATATGGTGCAGGATCAAGGGATTTAAAGGATTTGCCAAACATATTGAGAATTATTGTCGGATACAACGATACCAAGTTTGATATTGAAGATCTTGCGTCTGAAGATATAGCTGTAATTGAAACTGATATAGATGATGTTTCTGGAGAAATCATAGGCCATATATTTAATAAGCTTATGGAGGTAGGTGCTAGAGATGTAGCTATAGTTCCTCTATACATGAAGAAAAATAGGCCTGGATACACTATTAGAGTTATAGCTGATTTAGATAAGGTTAGTGAAATCGCCAGAATTCTTATAGATGAGCTTGGTACTCTGGGTGTAAGGTATACAAGATACAGAAGATTTGTTGTACCCATTAGGGAGAAGAGGATAATAGACGTAGAAATTAAAGGCACTAAATATCCAGTTGTATTCAAAATTAGTAAAGATCTAAAGGGTAATGTGCTGGTTATAAAACCAGAGTACGAGAGTTTGAAGGCTATAGCTCAAGCTACAGGTCTACCATTGAGAACGATTCGTGATTTAGTTTATAGAATGATTAAAGATAGAGGTGAAGTCTATGGCATGTAG
- a CDS encoding VOC family protein: protein MCMISMTCTKNLKNVVQIGIVVDDIEDVARKWCKILGLEKPKIIETDDWNKTKAMYRGKPAGKAKLAFIELDNIVIELIEPIDGDSTWSTYIKNYGQGVHHIAFKVENVDECIEKLKDIGGDIEQLGYFENGIYIYMDTRKSLGTVIELLKFFNN, encoded by the coding sequence ATGTGTATGATCTCTATGACTTGCACCAAGAATCTGAAGAACGTGGTTCAGATAGGTATAGTTGTAGACGATATAGAAGACGTTGCTAGAAAATGGTGTAAGATCCTTGGTCTCGAGAAGCCAAAAATCATTGAAACAGATGATTGGAATAAGACAAAAGCAATGTATAGAGGTAAACCTGCTGGAAAAGCAAAGCTAGCTTTTATAGAACTAGATAATATTGTTATAGAATTGATAGAGCCTATAGATGGTGATAGCACTTGGAGTACATACATTAAGAACTATGGTCAAGGTGTTCATCATATAGCTTTTAAAGTAGAAAATGTTGATGAATGTATTGAGAAACTAAAAGATATTGGTGGTGATATTGAACAACTTGGTTATTTCGAAAACGGTATATACATATATATGGATACACGAAAAAGTTTAGGAACAGTTATAGAGCTTCTTAAGTTCTTCAACAACTAG
- the larB gene encoding nickel pincer cofactor biosynthesis protein LarB, with the protein MPSIREILEKVAKRDIDVDEAIKRLKIFELDYIDNKIRYDLGRELRRDIPEIVFAERKDLEELEKIIRSVVPKTGRIIISRLRKEHINYLKNLHIDDLEIEVFDRGRIAIARKKDFERRRHQCTIGILTAGTADISVAEECRVVVEEMGCRAISIYDVGVAGLHRVIEALKKVKDVDADVVIVVAGMEGALPSVVASLIDVPVIAVPTSVGYGLGGEGIAALYSMLQACPLGLAVVNIDNGVSAAVLAALIGKRISLYREKCKEGLMQIT; encoded by the coding sequence TTGCCAAGTATTAGAGAGATTCTTGAGAAGGTTGCAAAAAGAGATATCGATGTAGATGAAGCTATTAAGAGATTGAAGATTTTCGAGCTAGATTATATAGATAACAAGATTAGATATGATTTAGGTAGAGAACTTAGAAGAGATATACCTGAGATTGTTTTCGCTGAGAGAAAGGATTTAGAAGAACTTGAGAAGATAATAAGGAGTGTTGTTCCGAAAACCGGTAGAATAATTATATCTAGACTTAGGAAAGAACATATAAATTATTTAAAGAATTTGCATATAGATGATCTAGAGATAGAAGTTTTTGATAGAGGAAGGATAGCTATAGCGAGAAAGAAGGATTTTGAAAGAAGGAGGCATCAATGTACTATTGGTATTCTTACTGCTGGTACAGCCGATATATCTGTAGCTGAAGAGTGTAGAGTAGTTGTAGAGGAGATGGGATGTAGAGCTATATCGATATATGATGTTGGTGTAGCGGGTCTTCATAGAGTTATAGAGGCTCTCAAGAAGGTAAAAGATGTTGATGCTGATGTGGTTATAGTTGTAGCTGGTATGGAGGGAGCTCTCCCATCGGTTGTAGCTTCACTAATAGATGTACCTGTTATAGCTGTTCCTACATCTGTAGGCTATGGTCTTGGTGGAGAAGGGATAGCTGCTCTATATTCAATGCTTCAAGCATGTCCATTGGGGCTTGCTGTAGTGAATATAGATAATGGTGTTAGTGCTGCTGTTCTTGCAGCACTAATAGGTAAACGAATTTCGTTATATAGAGAAAAATGTAAAGAAGGTTTGATGCAAATAACATGA
- a CDS encoding PadR family transcriptional regulator has translation MVKRTRYSWLKNLILAILASGDVMHGYVIYKRIEEAVGARWRPSIGTFYRILMRLRNEGMIECYKQNRRTVCKISDKGLNYMVDEISLHLPKFLGVINEVLKAYVYVVKNRNTSMDLDTVNKLKKLMDTVVDSLAPDSFRHLCESKS, from the coding sequence TTGGTCAAGAGAACTAGATACTCATGGCTAAAGAACCTTATACTAGCTATCTTAGCAAGCGGCGATGTTATGCATGGATATGTAATATACAAGAGAATAGAGGAAGCCGTAGGTGCTAGATGGAGACCATCGATAGGTACTTTCTATAGGATATTGATGAGATTAAGAAATGAGGGTATGATTGAATGTTATAAACAGAATAGAAGGACAGTTTGTAAGATCTCTGATAAAGGTCTAAACTATATGGTAGATGAGATATCACTACATTTGCCAAAATTCTTAGGTGTAATTAATGAAGTACTTAAAGCCTATGTATATGTAGTTAAGAATAGGAACACAAGTATGGATCTAGATACCGTTAATAAGCTTAAAAAATTGATGGATACGGTAGTAGATTCTTTAGCTCCAGATTCGTTTAGGCATCTATGTGAATCAAAATCATGA
- a CDS encoding ABC transporter ATP-binding protein encodes MNSISNAFFNHVVYVDNLWVKYRDSDWVLKGVNLNIGKGESALIVGSSGGGKTTLARALCGLAEKIFRVEIKGRIEICSKPVHQMDLYELQKCIQIVNQDPYTHFLEPIPIEDMITYAEGIYGSKSYEIVDHVLKMFKVEEIARKPIVNLSGGQLRRLAIAKALITDPKIVVLDEPLMWLDDFDGIDLVMSVLKTLRSLKKTVIVFEHRFLRLLNLFDNVYNLKNGHLYKLDRDMVFHKIDDRTNTDKATYKYRGINENSCREGPVLELKDVWFRYDRGSDWLLKGVELNLCRGDNIVIYGRNGSGKSTLLRIIAGILKPVRGIRKVYAKVLYVPQVPYLFITEDSVISEVKTICRHTIKNDTCINEGTEVLKKFGFTNLDVLPINLSWGQQTRLAVLLSYIASRNGVVILDEPFTGSTYLDSFNIVDLLLKLDNVAEIITLSSKDYIPLFRNARTYILDEGTLKSFEYRDTTISKIVELSKSIY; translated from the coding sequence GTGAATTCAATAAGCAATGCATTTTTTAATCATGTGGTTTACGTAGATAACCTATGGGTAAAGTATAGAGATAGTGATTGGGTACTTAAGGGAGTCAATCTTAATATAGGTAAAGGTGAAAGCGCTTTAATAGTTGGTTCAAGTGGAGGTGGAAAAACAACACTAGCTAGAGCACTATGTGGATTAGCTGAGAAGATCTTTAGAGTTGAGATAAAAGGAAGAATAGAGATATGCTCTAAACCTGTACATCAGATGGATTTATACGAGCTTCAGAAATGTATACAGATCGTGAATCAAGATCCATATACACATTTTCTTGAACCTATACCTATAGAAGACATGATTACATATGCTGAAGGTATCTACGGGAGTAAGAGTTATGAAATAGTTGATCATGTATTAAAGATGTTCAAAGTTGAAGAAATAGCTAGGAAACCGATAGTTAATCTATCTGGAGGTCAATTAAGGAGACTAGCTATAGCTAAAGCGCTTATTACCGATCCTAAGATAGTGGTTCTTGATGAACCTCTGATGTGGCTTGATGATTTTGATGGAATAGATCTGGTTATGAGTGTTCTAAAAACGCTGAGGAGCCTCAAAAAAACGGTAATAGTTTTTGAGCATAGATTTCTACGTCTACTAAATCTCTTTGATAATGTATATAATTTAAAGAATGGGCATCTATATAAGCTAGATAGAGATATGGTGTTTCATAAAATAGATGATAGAACTAATACCGATAAAGCTACATATAAATATAGAGGTATTAATGAGAACTCGTGTCGAGAAGGACCAGTACTAGAGTTAAAAGATGTATGGTTTAGATATGATAGAGGTTCAGATTGGTTGTTAAAAGGAGTAGAGCTTAATTTATGTAGAGGAGATAATATAGTAATCTATGGTCGTAACGGTAGCGGTAAATCAACACTACTACGCATTATAGCAGGGATATTGAAGCCTGTAAGAGGTATTAGAAAGGTTTACGCTAAAGTGCTTTACGTTCCTCAAGTACCGTACCTGTTCATAACTGAAGATAGTGTGATTTCGGAGGTAAAGACAATATGTAGACATACAATTAAAAATGATACTTGTATAAACGAAGGAACAGAGGTTCTCAAAAAATTTGGTTTCACCAATCTTGATGTACTGCCTATAAACTTGTCGTGGGGTCAGCAAACAAGACTTGCTGTACTATTATCATATATAGCTTCAAGAAATGGTGTAGTGATTCTTGATGAACCTTTCACAGGTTCTACTTATCTAGATAGCTTCAATATTGTTGATCTATTGCTAAAGTTAGACAATGTCGCGGAAATAATTACGTTAAGTAGTAAGGACTATATACCTTTGTTTAGGAATGCTAGAACATACATTCTTGATGAAGGCACGTTAAAGTCTTTTGAATACCGAGACACAACTATATCAAAGATTGTGGAGCTCTCTAAATCGATTTACTAG
- a CDS encoding deoxyhypusine synthase, giving the protein MNRSPENPYLIEKLKTLELRNRSVRELLNDLADTAYQGRALGEVYEIIVSMLKDPDNIVFLGLAGSMSTAGMWKIVKWFIEKRYVDVIVSTGANISEDIYEAMGFSYYKGSPYVDDYELLKYKIDRFYDVFADELAYRKMENLIKEFIYTLPRGSRYSTAEFLYLFGEYLDRRGIDCIVSAAYRVGVPVFSPALVDSAYGIAAVLASRERSHDIVLDMVKDFNQIVEIGRKAKKMSAIYIGGGVPKDYINLVTVAQTLIELNKKSEEHYKPLEYVVQITTDAPQWGGLSGATLEEAVSWGKVSYRAKKRVAYVDATIALPLIAQALYEENIERRFVHNLGWVFQEVQKLNQVSSKGERV; this is encoded by the coding sequence ATGAATAGATCTCCAGAAAATCCATATCTTATCGAGAAACTAAAAACACTTGAGTTGAGGAATAGAAGCGTAAGAGAACTGCTTAACGATCTTGCCGATACAGCTTATCAAGGTAGAGCTCTAGGAGAAGTTTATGAAATTATAGTATCCATGCTGAAAGATCCTGATAATATCGTGTTTCTAGGTTTAGCTGGATCTATGAGTACAGCAGGTATGTGGAAGATAGTTAAGTGGTTTATAGAGAAGAGATATGTAGATGTTATTGTATCGACAGGTGCAAACATATCTGAAGATATATATGAAGCTATGGGCTTTAGCTACTACAAAGGATCCCCATATGTAGACGATTACGAGCTTCTAAAGTACAAGATAGATAGGTTCTACGATGTGTTTGCAGATGAACTTGCGTACCGAAAGATGGAGAACTTGATAAAGGAGTTCATCTACACCTTGCCCAGAGGATCAAGATATTCTACAGCAGAATTCTTGTATCTCTTTGGAGAATACTTAGATAGAAGAGGTATAGACTGTATAGTTTCAGCTGCGTATAGAGTAGGTGTACCAGTATTTTCACCTGCATTAGTTGATAGTGCTTATGGTATTGCAGCTGTTCTAGCTTCCAGGGAAAGAAGTCACGATATAGTTCTAGATATGGTTAAAGACTTCAATCAAATAGTAGAGATAGGTAGAAAAGCAAAAAAGATGTCAGCTATATACATCGGTGGAGGAGTACCCAAAGATTACATCAATTTGGTAACAGTTGCTCAAACACTTATCGAGTTGAACAAGAAAAGTGAAGAACACTACAAACCGCTAGAATATGTTGTACAGATAACAACAGATGCACCTCAATGGGGTGGATTATCAGGAGCTACTCTAGAGGAAGCCGTTAGCTGGGGAAAGGTATCTTATAGAGCTAAAAAAAGGGTAGCGTATGTAGATGCGACAATAGCTCTACCACTAATAGCTCAAGCACTATACGAAGAAAATATTGAGAGAAGATTTGTACACAATCTAGGGTGGGTATTTCAAGAGGTTCAAAAACTCAATCAGGTTTCTAGTAAAGGAGAACGAGTTTAA